A region from the Candidatus Binataceae bacterium genome encodes:
- a CDS encoding nitrilase-related carbon-nitrogen hydrolase, whose amino-acid sequence MTFPSLDTFPSLDTSRQRFIAAIGSGVMISVAMSLHPFWLIAWIAATPLLAASFSAPLRETVVLAVIASLLGSISRASYYLQIGGPMLMVLVPLGRAIALVISVSLARQAVVHWRHWLSIFVYPALTAGFDMLESSFSAQGSSASFAYSQMNAIPVIQIASLAGTSGIVFVVNLVASTLAIAWHQRSEPGQFRRAYAVAGSLVFAAIAFGFVRLALARRQYEIPIGLVVEDTPQNIQASSIDAPPWTTYKTGIDDMARRGALVVVLPQKIATFTPAEAEAMRQALHQLGEADRVYLLVGVTIAAQDHEENRAWLLSPPGALDADYSKRHLVPGVEGVFVPGHMRIVRIVEGVLTGIAIGKDMDFPRLGREYGRGDVRLMLVPAYDFGRGVWQHSRVAVLRGVEGGYSVVRAARDGLLTISDSYGRVLYQTRSSARPYAGLEAKVPIGSGMTVYNRIGDTFGWLALVFGITLSVFSLRPKRVEETDEIEET is encoded by the coding sequence ATGACATTTCCTTCACTCGACACATTTCCTTCACTCGACACATCCCGCCAACGCTTTATCGCAGCTATCGGCTCAGGAGTCATGATTTCAGTCGCGATGAGTCTGCATCCGTTTTGGCTTATTGCCTGGATTGCAGCGACACCTCTGCTCGCGGCGTCATTCTCGGCACCGCTGCGGGAGACAGTGGTGCTTGCGGTGATCGCGTCGCTGCTGGGGAGCATCAGCAGGGCCAGTTACTACCTCCAGATTGGGGGGCCAATGCTGATGGTGCTGGTTCCGCTCGGCCGGGCAATCGCCCTTGTCATCTCCGTCAGTTTGGCGCGACAGGCTGTGGTTCATTGGCGGCACTGGCTCTCCATTTTCGTGTATCCCGCGCTGACCGCGGGCTTCGACATGTTGGAAAGCTCATTCTCGGCTCAAGGCTCATCGGCAAGCTTCGCCTACAGCCAAATGAACGCGATCCCAGTCATCCAGATTGCGTCGCTCGCGGGAACCAGCGGCATCGTATTCGTCGTGAACCTGGTCGCGTCCACTCTGGCGATCGCGTGGCACCAACGCTCGGAGCCGGGTCAATTTCGCAGGGCATATGCAGTAGCGGGCTCGCTCGTCTTCGCGGCGATAGCATTTGGCTTCGTAAGATTGGCGCTCGCGCGGCGCCAATACGAGATACCAATCGGGTTGGTAGTGGAAGATACGCCGCAAAACATTCAGGCCAGCTCCATCGACGCGCCACCATGGACCACCTACAAAACCGGAATTGACGACATGGCGCGGCGCGGCGCACTCGTCGTAGTGTTGCCGCAGAAGATCGCTACCTTCACCCCGGCTGAGGCCGAAGCGATGCGTCAGGCTCTCCACCAGCTGGGTGAGGCCGACAGGGTCTACCTGCTGGTGGGAGTAACTATCGCTGCTCAGGATCACGAGGAAAATCGTGCATGGTTGTTGAGCCCTCCTGGCGCACTGGACGCGGACTATTCCAAGCGCCACCTGGTCCCCGGTGTCGAGGGCGTGTTCGTCCCGGGGCATATGAGAATAGTGAGAATTGTCGAAGGTGTTTTGACCGGAATCGCCATCGGCAAAGACATGGATTTTCCCCGCCTCGGACGCGAATATGGTCGAGGAGACGTGCGGTTGATGCTGGTGCCCGCATATGACTTCGGACGCGGCGTTTGGCAGCATTCTCGAGTAGCGGTTCTGCGCGGAGTTGAGGGAGGCTACTCCGTCGTCCGTGCGGCGCGAGACGGACTTCTCACGATCAGCGATTCTTATGGTCGAGTGCTCTACCAGACACGCAGCTCAGCGCGACCCTACGCCGGCCTGGAAGCGAAAGTCCCCATCGGATCGGGAATGACTGTGTACAACCGAATCGGCGACACCTTCGGTTGGCTGGCCTTGGTCTTCGGAATAACGTTGAGTGTGTTCTCGCTGCGTCCCAAACGGGTGGAAGAGACAGATGAGATAGAGGAGACCTAG